Genomic window (Candidatus Limnocylindria bacterium):
AGGCCGAAGCCAGCGCCCGCAAGGCCGATCGATCCGGGGATCGGGAAGGGGACGAGCGGGAGGCGGAACGTCGGGCCGAACCAGCGCCGCAGATTCGGCGTGAACGCGAAATATGCCAGCGTGATGGCCGCGCATAAGTGCATCGAGTAGATGAAGAGGTGTGGTGGCGAGAAGAAGTCCTCGAACGCGTGCGTCGCGTGCCAGCGGCGGTCCCAATCGAAGCCGATCCCGAATGCGAGGAGGTCGAAGACGACGGCGAGCCACAGAAGGCGGTAGGCGGTCGCGAGGCCCGCTTCCTCACGAATCGGCTCGCTTGCGGCGACGGTAGTCGCGCTCAGATCGCGGTCAGGTGACGCGATGCCTACAACGTTTCGTGCACGATCTCGTAGCCATTAACATCGAGTCTCTTTCCGGCGTAGCGCAACGGTAGCGCAGGGGACTGTTAATCCCTTGGTTGGAGGTTCGAATCCTCCCGCCGGAGCTGACGACGAACTCACAAGAGACACTCTTGGTCGGGAGTAGACAGGTTCGCGCGATAGAACTAATGTTCTAGAGTGCTGGTTTGCAAGCAGTGCGGCGTGGAATTCCCGATCTACCCGGTGATCGACGGTCAACGAATAAACCTCCGGGGCCGGGCGAGGTGCCTCAATTGCCTGCCACTTCGTCGACTGCGCGGGCCAAGGAAGAAGGTCGCACGAATGCCAAAACAGAAGACCTGCCAGTCCTGTGGCCGTCGATTCCCGGCGAAAGCGGTTGTCGATGGCATCATGCGCGATCTTCACCGAAGGCGATTCTGTTTCAGCTGCTCGCCGTTTCGCGCCCACAACACGTCGCACCTTGCTCCTGGTTCCGATCCAAACGACCGGCGTGGAAAAGTGCGACTTCAGCGCCTTCAGTCTTGGTCGCGATACGGGCGCAAGCGACGCCGTCAACGGAAGCGTGACCTCGTATCGGCTGCGGGTGGTGCATGCGTCGAGTGCGGCTATGCACGCTCGATCGCGGCACTCGAGTTTCACCATCGCGATGCGGCGACCAAGCTGTTCGGAATCGCAAAATTCAATGGGTCCCAGATTCGGTTACTTGCCGAAGTCGCTAAATGCGACCTACTTTGCGCCAATTGTCACCGCAGGCGGCACGCGACTATTGATGCATCCACCAATTCGTCGGCACCACGCCGTCGCAAACTGAAGGCGCGGGCAGTCAGCGCGCTGGGCGGTCGATGCGAAGGCTGCACTCAAGGCTACGAGTCGGCCATCTTTGAGTTTCATCATCGCGACGGTGCGACCAAAGAGTTTGGGATTTCTGAGAACGGACTCATTCGTGGGTGGGAGGAAGTCGCGTCGGAATTGGCGAAGTGCGTGTTGCTGTGCGCAAATTGCCACCGCGAAGTGCACGCGGGTAGTCGTGACATCAACGTGCCGCTCGGGTTCTCAGAGCGCCCGGCCGTCTACCAAATCGCCGTGTAGCCGATCTCGTGTCACTATCCGCGAAGTGACTGACGGGCCCTTCTTCGAGGATTTCACGATCGGCGCGACGTTCCGCTCGTCGATCGGTCGCACGATCACCCAGGCCGACAACATCCAGTTCTCGCTGCTCACCAACAACGCGAACGAGATCCACTTCAACGCGCACTACGCGGCGCAGACCGAATTCAAACGCCCGCTCGTCAACAGCTTCCTCACGCTCGCCACGGTCGCGGGCATGATGGTCCCGGAGACGAGCCGCTGGGGGTTCGCACTCGGAGTGGGTGAGGTCACGCTCCCGAATCCGCTCTTCGAAGGCGACACGCTGTACGCCGACACCGAGGTGCTGGAGGCCCGCGCGTCGCGCTCGCGCCCGGGCTGGGGCATCGTCACCGTGCGACAGCGCGGCATCAAACAGGACGGGAGCATCGTGCTCATCGCGAAGCGCACGTTCATGGTCCCGACGCGCGCGAACGCGCCGAAGCCGCACTTCCCCGAGCCGCGCGAATAGCGTGGACTTCGCCAGGACCGACGAGCAGGAGTCGATCCGCTCAGCGGTGCGCTCGCTGTGCGCGCAGTTCCCGGATGACTACTGGCGCGAGCTGGACCGCGCGAGCGAGTACCCCGAGCGGTTCGTGCGCGCCCTCACCGACGCTGGCTGGCTCGCCGCGCTCATCCCGACCGAATATGGCGGCGCCGGGCTCGGCATCGCGGAAGCCGCGCTCATCATCGAAGAGATCAACGCCTCCGGCGGGAACGCCGCCGCGGCCCACGCGCAGATGTACACGATGGGCACGCTACTTCGACACGGGAGCGACGAGCAGAAGCGCCGCTACCTGCCGCGCCTGGCGAAGGGCGAGCTGCGCCTGCAGGCGTTCGGCGTCACCGAAGCCGAGGCGGGGTCGGACACGACGCGCATCAAGACGACGGCGACGAGGCGCGGTGACCGCTACGTCATAAAGGGAAAGAAGATCTTCATCTCGCGCGCGGAGCACTCGGACCTGCTCCTCCTGCTCGCCCGCACGACGCCGTACGAGGACGTCGATGACAAGACGCGCGGGCTCAGCGTGTTCATCGTCGACCTTCGCGCGGCCATCGCCAACGGGCGCATCGCGGTGCGTCCCATCGAGACGATGTTCAATCACCACACCACCGAGCTCTTCATCGACGACGTCGAGGTCCCCGCGACCGACCTGGTCGGCGAAGAGGGCGAGGGGTTCCGACACATCATCGACAGCTGGAATGCGGAGCGGATCCTCATCGCCTCCGAGTCGCTCGGGGACGGCCGCTGGTTCGTTGCGCGCGCCGTGGCCTACTCGTCCGAGCGCGTCGTATTCGGACGGCCGATCGGCGCGAATCAGGGCGTGCAGTTCCCGCTGGCTCAGGCTCACGCGCGCCTCGAGGCCGCGGCGCTCCTCCGCGACAAGGCAGCGTGGCTGTTCGACCAGAGCCGCAAATGCGGAGCGGAAGCGAATATGGCCAAGCTCCTCGCGTCGCAGTCGGCATGGGACGCCGCGAACGCGGCACTCGATGCCTACGGCGGCTACGGCTTCGCCCGGGAATACGACGTCGAGCGCAAGTTCCGCGAGACGCGTCTTCTGCTTACCGCTCCGATCGGCAACAACCTCGTGCTGGCGTATATCGGCCAGCACGTGCTCGGCATGCCGCGCTCGTACTGATGAACGGGCTTCCGCCGATGCGCTCGCTGATGTTCGTGCCCGCACATCGGGAACGAATGGTCGCGCGCGCTCTCGGGCTCGGGGAATTCGACGCGAGCGAGCTGGATGTCGCGATCCTCGACCTCGAGGACGGTGTGCCACCGGCGGCGAAGGATGACGCACGGCGCATCATCGCCGACGTGCTCGGGCGCGCGGCGCGGGGTGCCGGCGGCCCCGGCCGGTACGTCCGCATCCGGCGTGCGCTGAGCGACGACGGCGCCGGCGACCTGGACGCGGTCGTTCGTGCAGGCCTGGCGGGGATCATGGCGCCGAAGGTGCGCCGCCCGGACGAGGTCGAGTGGCTGGCCGAGCGCCTCGATGTCCTGGAGCGCGACGCGAAGGTCGCTCGCGCCACCTTGCGGATCATCCCGTCGATCGAAAGCGCCGCCGCGCTCCTTGAAGCGCCGCGCATCGCGCAGGCCTCGGAGCGCGTCGTCGGCCTCGCGTTCGGGTCGGAGGACTTCGCGCTGGATCTCGGACTTCCGACCAAGCGCGAGGGGGAGGCGGCGGACCTCGTCTACGCGCGCTCCGCG
Coding sequences:
- a CDS encoding MaoC family dehydratase, which translates into the protein MTDGPFFEDFTIGATFRSSIGRTITQADNIQFSLLTNNANEIHFNAHYAAQTEFKRPLVNSFLTLATVAGMMVPETSRWGFALGVGEVTLPNPLFEGDTLYADTEVLEARASRSRPGWGIVTVRQRGIKQDGSIVLIAKRTFMVPTRANAPKPHFPEPRE
- a CDS encoding acyl-CoA dehydrogenase family protein gives rise to the protein MDFARTDEQESIRSAVRSLCAQFPDDYWRELDRASEYPERFVRALTDAGWLAALIPTEYGGAGLGIAEAALIIEEINASGGNAAAAHAQMYTMGTLLRHGSDEQKRRYLPRLAKGELRLQAFGVTEAEAGSDTTRIKTTATRRGDRYVIKGKKIFISRAEHSDLLLLLARTTPYEDVDDKTRGLSVFIVDLRAAIANGRIAVRPIETMFNHHTTELFIDDVEVPATDLVGEEGEGFRHIIDSWNAERILIASESLGDGRWFVARAVAYSSERVVFGRPIGANQGVQFPLAQAHARLEAAALLRDKAAWLFDQSRKCGAEANMAKLLASQSAWDAANAALDAYGGYGFAREYDVERKFRETRLLLTAPIGNNLVLAYIGQHVLGMPRSY
- a CDS encoding CoA ester lyase, which gives rise to MNGLPPMRSLMFVPAHRERMVARALGLGEFDASELDVAILDLEDGVPPAAKDDARRIIADVLGRAARGAGGPGRYVRIRRALSDDGAGDLDAVVRAGLAGIMAPKVRRPDEVEWLAERLDVLERDAKVARATLRIIPSIESAAALLEAPRIAQASERVVGLAFGSEDFALDLGLPTKREGEAADLVYARSATVVAAVSAGKLAFDGIWPDIKDPAGLRADALRARRLGFAGKTLIHPDQVTIVNEIFSPTTAEVEEARRVLHAFDEALKRGEGAVALDGQMLDAPVVDRARRVLRAVERNS